The stretch of DNA GTATTTCTGTAGTACTTTTGAAACACTCACCTTCAGACACTCGCTCTAAGACATGCGTGACTTTGGCTTCCTGGAGAATATGCTTGTTCAGGTACTTTGTGAAGATGCCAGTACTCTTGCCTCCATCCTGGACCTCGTAGGCCTCAGCATCCTCGCATCTGAAAAGATTTACAAGGTTAATGTGAATCATACAATAGTTTTCTTTGATGTTGCTTTGGTTTTCAGTGTCGACCATTTAttgtttcaacatttaaataacaatattatctaTATAAATGTATACATACGTGGCATAACCATACACTGTGTTCCCATTTGGTCTCAGTGACTTAATGACTGATGGTATACAACCCTGGTTGTACCTAAAGAACATTGTTTGAAAAAATTCTGgtgagattaaatttttttttaattgatacATCTTTTTGTTCTCTCCTATGAAAATTGAAGTTGATTAGTACACATACCACTTTCTACAGGTGTCCAGCAGGATTACACTCATGGCAGTCTGCCTTTCTTGCATTTGATTCATGACCCTCTGAACACAGACACAATTTTGGTTTGGTACGGCTGTGGAGCGTCGACTGCAACCAAATAATTCCTCCCAGCATGCTCATACCCATGACCCGCATAGTAGAAAAGCCCTGTTAAGTGAAAAGAAATTGTATTAAATAGGAGTTCAAATCTGCTAATTTCATAATGAAGAGATTCTAAAGTCCTGGGGTGGAAAAAACGTAATATTACATCACGATCACAAAGAGAATCAAAAGGACAGCTGATGTCTTTTTTAAGACACAGATCACACTAGTACAGTATTCTAGTGTGCCATGACCATTTCCTTCTTGTTGCTATTTTATCATAGACACAATTTCTAACTACGCGTCTATACTAGTGTTTCCCTTTCCACTGTTTAAGAATAGTATTCACTTACTTCCCTTTTAACATCCAAAACTACTTTTTGATACTAAGTGCTGCAAcacatctttaataaataaatggtttttatactaatgttttttttctaaagttctGCCTAAATCAAGTCTAGTAGCCATTTATAAAAAGTGATCTCATCTGCATACTTAAATACACCTACACGATTATAAACAAGACAGTAGTTCAGGATCTATGAAAAACAGCAAAGGACGTGAGAAGGGGAAGTTAAAAGCAGCATTTCACAACTGTGAGATGCTTAATTCATACTGTTCAGCATGTAGCTAATTTAGTCAAAAATAGACTCACCATAAACTCCCCTGTCAAGAAGCTGAATGAATTTGTCGATAGCAGCCATCATCTCCTGTCTGGTGAGGTCCAGCAGGGAAACCACCCTAAACCCAAGCTGCTGCAGCAAGTTGCCCAGCTCGTGGACGTCCATGACGGGCGCCATCAAACCAGGGTGGCAGCTGTAATTCAAGTTGCCAATGAGAAGGGCAACCTTATCAGTGGCTGAAAGAGAGAATGAGATGAAGAAAGAGCAAATTATAGCGATACTTTTCTTTTGACTGTGCATTAGAAATGGTGTCTTAAGCGAAACTGTACCTGTTAGTGGAGGCTGTTCAGGTTGCACTAAAACattgaaagaaaagcaacacaagaTTAGcattagtgaaaaaaaatgagCTGAAATAGTAGAACCATTTGTGGTTATTACTGCATTAAACAAAGCATGAACCATAAGCAGAAGAAATNNNNNNNNNNNNNNNNNNNNNNNNNNNNNNNNNNNNNNNNNNNNNNNNNNNNNNNNNNNNNNNNNNNNNNNNNNNNNNNNNNNNNNNNNNNNNNNNNNNNGTTGGTTTCACTTCACATCACTTTCCTGCTTTGTGTCTAAGACATGGACTAAGCTCTATTTGGAGACTCACAACTTCCTTTTTACTCTGAAGAAATGGAAAAGTACCTCTACCACAATGGCaaaaaaccagcagaacagaaggagtatgaaaaaaatcttgTCTACCTACAGTTTCTTTACTCAGAAACAAAGACAGTAATGCAGgagaaaagggtaaaaattAGGATAATATGTTTACAGTTCTGTTTGAGACTTACCAATATTGATATCAACAGGCTCTGTCCATCTCTCTTCTAGGACGTTAGATATCGAGCACAGATAGGATCCGCCATGTTCTGCTGTTACACCATCAATCTGTAAgattaaaaaagcaaattacttttatttaagcacacttccacaaatgcaaataagagttttaatgaaatattgacCATAAAATATGGTCAATATTTTATGGTCAATTATTTCCCGACCTGTTTAAACAATCGGGTTGGGTTTAAACCTGAGCAATCGTTATCAGTAGCATAGtaggaaacatttattttcttgcctCACCTGCAGTATATCACTGGTCTTGTCCAGCAGTGGCTGTCCATTTCTGTACCACTGGTAGTGTGGAGTGGGGATGCCAAAGGCAGCACAGCGAAGGCTGAGTTTTGTTCCCAGTTGAACTGTGTCTGGTTTGGGATTGATAGCGATGTGAGGCTCACCCTGCCAGTCAACTGGCAAACCTGAAAAGGGGCAGAGATTGTTATAAAGGTATGGAATTTGTCTTATGTGGAACATATGGctgtataaattaaattagcaTAATACCTGATTTATCAATGTCCAACACTTTCACCTTCACCCATTCGCTGAAGACGTAATTATGAAAGTGGTCATTGACTCGGCAGACATATCGCTGAGTTTTAGAAGCTCTTATAGTCAGGTCTGCTTGAGTACCACCAGGCACCTGACGAAAAAGCATGTGTGAACACATTATAATGTTGTTAACTGAAATCAAAACTCTCAGTCATTTCACCCCTTCACAAATTTCTAGACACCAGTTAGtcgtttttttgtttcctaCTACTTTTATTTGTTACCCACAAACAAACCATTTCAGATCAATGTACTCAGCTGTTGAGTACCCATTTACTTCACTTAGAAGATGGTGATGAAATGTggagataaaataattaaaaacttgCACACAATACAATTGTATGTTCTTTTCTGATGATAACGTatagtgtatatatatatattacgtATTGGGTTGTACCTTTATCAGTATTGAGACAAATTTCTGACAATTGGTGTAAATAAAGGTAGTAAT from Xiphophorus hellerii strain 12219 chromosome 19, Xiphophorus_hellerii-4.1, whole genome shotgun sequence encodes:
- the LOC116709540 gene encoding LOW QUALITY PROTEIN: mucosa-associated lymphoid tissue lymphoma translocation protein 1-like (The sequence of the model RefSeq protein was modified relative to this genomic sequence to represent the inferred CDS: inserted 1 base in 1 codon) — its product is MCSHMLFRQVPGGTQADLTIRASKTQRYVCRVNDHFHNYVFSEWVKVKVLDIDKSGLPVDWQGEPHIAINPKPDTVQLGTKLSLRCAAFGIPTPHYQWYRNGQPLLDKTSDILQIDGVTAEHGGSYLCSISNVLEERWTEPVDINIVQPEQPPLTATDKVALLIGNLNYSCHPGLMAPVMDVHELGNLLQQLGFRVVSLLDLTRQEMMAAIDKFIQLLDRGVYGLFYYAGHGYEHAGRNYLVAVDAPQPYQTXNCVCVQRVMNQMQERQTAMSVILLDTCRKWYNQGCIPSVIKSLRPNGNTVYGYATCEDAEAYEVQDGGKSTGIFTKYLNKHILQEAKVTHVLERVSEDVGKDPLVTGKQAVEIKHTMKEPRSLKDKVRTAGHTRELHLRDVCWRQANELPRKKQLTFLCGVKVEVSFSALFSNVLVAFATIKTTPDQTQDCTVMLSSNPAMEDIFSRPGRSEDMDSLLLNETLNPDCTLRLCSLQKLKESVVLKVDLHYTNKDSNLRHTESQQVDIGRPLVASCKLYRENHTRDKRTNGATAQTTGNISHSKSQQHQNLAPSHRHFTRKAECAAKTPTTWSNEPEENDENELLDFRPSE